The following is a genomic window from Paenibacillus sp. FSL R5-0766.
GGCTCGAGCTTGGCTGCGATGAATGAAGCACCAGAGGGTGCCTGGCTGGAAAAGAATGCATGGAAATACGGATTTATTTTACGTTACCCAAAGGATAAAGTGCGCATCACCGGTATTCAATATGAACCATGGCACTTTCGATATGTAGGGCTGCCGCACAGTGCTGTCATGTATAAGAATAATCTGGTGCTGGAAGAGTATCTCGATATGCTTAAAGAGAAAGAGAACATTACTGTGGAAGTAGAGGAAGAGCAGTATCATATCCGTTATTATCGGGCCACCCGAGACACAACCGTTTACATACCTGAGCAAGGCCAAACTGAAATATCGGGTGATAACATGGATGGCGTCATCGTCACCGTAAAGAAATAACAGGGCAACACAAGGGAGGCAAAACAACATGAAGCACAACAACCAGAAGAAAAGCAAACATTATATCCTTTGGATTGCCATTTTCATTATCTATTTATATCTGCTGACTAAGCTGATCCTGTTCAAAGGAAGCCCGGTCGATTTTGGCTTCGTGAAGGATCGACTGATGGCGTTATTGCAACAACCGGATCTGATCCATACGCGAACCGTCAACCTGATACCATTTCAGGAAATCTCACGAGACTGGAACAGCCTGTCGTTACATCGTCCGGGCACCGCAATCCATCTGGTAGGCAATATACTGGCTTTTATCCCGCTGGGCATCTTCATTCCTCTGTTGACGGGCAACAAGTTATTCTCTGGAGTAAAGGTACTCTTGCTGTCTCTGCTGCTCAGTCTGGGTTATGAAGTGACACAATTATTGACTGGCATGGGGATATTCGATGTGGATGATCTGATGCTTAATACACTCGGCGGCTTGATTGGATATATTGTTTTCACTATGGCTATGGGTCTGAAAAAGGTGTTGTCGGGAGGAGAATCCCGCGTGACGACGAAAAAGTTAAATTCTAAGGAAAGTCACGTGTAAGGAGGAGAACAACTTGATTATAATGGCTGTACTGTTCATTAGCGCAGGGCTAATGTTTCTCGTTTATCCACACAAGGTAACGGATGCTTCGGAAAAACAGATTGCGGAGCGAGTGATCATGTCTAGATGGGTTGGAGGCTCGTTAATTGCTCTGTCGTGTCTGTTTCTGATCATGGGCACAATTCAACTGTTAGATCAAGCCTCACATCACATTGGGCATTAGAAGGAAGTTAGGCTGAGGAATGATTTTTAAATATATCCCGAGTATAAAAAACAAAGCCAAAAAGCTCCCCGCCACGTGCTGATTGCACGTGGCAGGGAGCTTTTGTATAACTTCATCACATTAATGATTTATATCATTAAGCTTTTTTCATCATTTGACGCAATACGGTTTGCAGAATACCGCCGTTATGGTAGTAATCCACGTCAACCATGCTGTCCAGACGAGCGATAACAGGGAAGTCGAACTGTGTACCGTCTTCACGAGTTACGGTAACTTTCAACTCTTGTCCTGGCTTCACATCATTGCTGAGGCCAGTAATGTCATACGTTTCACGTCCGTTCAGGCCGAGGCTGGACCAGCCGTGACCTTCCTGGAATTGCAATGGCATTACGCCCATGCCGACCAGGTTACTACGGTGAATCCGCTCGAAGCTTTCTGCGATAACGGCTTTGACGCCGAGCAAGAATGTTCCTTTTGCCGCCCAGTCACGGGAGCTTCCTGTACCATACTCTTTACCTGCGATAACGATCAGGTTCTGTCCTTCATCCTGATACTTCATGGAAGCATCATAGATGGACATTTCTTCGTCCGTTGGCAGGTACTTCGTAATACCACCCTCGGTGCCTGGAGCCACCTGGTTACGAATACGAATGTTGGCAAACGTACCACGCATCATCACTTCATGGTTACCACGGCGTGAACCGTAGGAGTTGAAGTCTTTGCGCTCTACGCCATGCTCTTTCAGGTACAGTCCAGCCGGGCTGGATGGTGCAATATTACCTGCTGGCGAGATGTGATCCGTTGTTACGGAATCCGCAAGCAATGCCATAACACGTGCAGAACGGATATCTGCGATATCGTTCAACTTGTCGCCAAGCTCTTGGAAGAACGGAGGGTTCTGAATGTACGTGGAGTTCGGGTCCCACTCGTACAATTCACCTTCCGGTACAGAGATTGAATTCCAACGCTCATTGGCTGTAAATACATTCTCGTACTTGTTGCGGAACATCTGAGCGTTCAGGGAACTTGCGATGGTATCCTTGATTTCCTCGGATGTAGGCCAGAGGTCTTTCAGGAATACAGGCTCATTGTTCGTATCATAACCGATTGGATCGGTTTCAAAGTCAATATTCACTGTACCCGCAAGTGCATATGCCACAACGAGTGGTGGTGATGCCAGATAGTTGGCTTTAACCTGTGCATGCACACGGCCTTCGAAGTTACGGTTACCAGACAATACAGCCGCTACGGTCATATCGTTCTCAGCAATAGCTTCGCTCACTTCGTCCGGCAGTGGGCCGGAGTTACCTATGCATGTTGCACAACCGTAGCCGGCAACGTTGAATCCGAGTTTGTCGAGATACGTGATCAGACCTGCTTTTTCCAGATACTCGGTAACAACAAGGGAGCCTGGTGTCAGACTGCTTTTCACATATCCTGGTTTGGTCAGGCCGCGTTCAACTGCTTTTTTCGCCAGCAGTCCCGCTCCAACCATAACACTTGGATTCGAAGTGTTCGTGCAACTTGTGATCGCCGCGATCACAACAGCGCCTGCCTTCAGTTCACTGTTGGAACCGTCCGGATGCTTCACAGGTACGGATTGTTCGATTTTCTCATCGCTCAGACCGTAGCCGCCTTTATCTACAGGTGTGCGGATGATGCTGTTGAAGCTTTCTTTCATTTGTGTCAGCTCGATGCGATCCTGTGGACGTTTTGGTCCGGCAAGACTTGGTACAACAGAGCCGAGATCCAGTTCAATCACATCTGTGAATTCAGGATCAACGGTGCTGGAAGTACGGAACATGCCTTGAGCTTTGTAATAAGCTTCAACCAATTCAACCTGTTCGTCAGGACGGCCAGTGTTACGCAGATAGTTCAACGTTTCACTATCAACAGGGAAGAAACCGATGGTAGCGCCATATTCTGGTGCCATGTTGGCTACTGTTGCACGGTCAGCCAGACCGATGTTGGCAAGACCTGGTCCGTAGAACTCAACGAATTTACCAACAACGCCTTTTTTACGAAGCAATTGGGTAACGGTCAGTGCAAGATCCGTTGCTGTTGCGCCTTCACTCAGGCTGCCTGTCAGTTTGAAACCAATAACGTCCGGTGTTACAAAATAAAGCGGTTGGCCCAGCATACCTGCTTCGGCCTCGATTCCACCAACACCCCAACCAACAACGCCAAGTCCGTTGATCATGGTGGTGTGGGAGTCTGTACCTACGAGGGAATCCGGGAAAACAACAGTTTCGCCGTCAACGGTTTTTGTTGCTGCCACGGAAGCCAGATACTCCAGGTTAACCTGGTGAACGATCCCTGTGGATGGTGGAACTGCACGGAAGTTGTTGAACGCCGTTTGTGCCCAACGCAAGAAGCGGTAACGCTCTTCATTACGCTCAAACTCAACTTTGATATTGTAATCAAGTGCATCGTTGGTACCAAAAGCATCAACCATAACGGAGTGGTCGATAACGAGATCGACAGGTACGAGCGGGTTGATCTGTTTTGGATCGCCGCCTGCTTTTTTCACAGTATCACGCATTGCAGCGAGGTCAACGACAACCGGTACACCGGTGAAATCCTGCAGAACGATACGTGCAGGGATGAATGGAATTTCCTTGTTATTGTCACGGCCATCTGCCCAGCCGGTCAGTTGTTTTACGTGTTCTTCGGTGATGGCACGTCCGTCGAATTGACGAATTGCTGCTTCAAGCAACACTTTAATGGAGAAAGGGAGCCTGGAAAGATCGCCGTGGCCGTTTTCCTGAAGAGCATCGAGACTGTAGTAGCGGTAAGACTTGCCTCCAACCTCAAGACTGCGAGCGGCGGAGAAATGATTCTTTGCTGACATACATGTACCTCCTTGGGAT
Proteins encoded in this region:
- a CDS encoding VanZ family protein encodes the protein MKHNNQKKSKHYILWIAIFIIYLYLLTKLILFKGSPVDFGFVKDRLMALLQQPDLIHTRTVNLIPFQEISRDWNSLSLHRPGTAIHLVGNILAFIPLGIFIPLLTGNKLFSGVKVLLLSLLLSLGYEVTQLLTGMGIFDVDDLMLNTLGGLIGYIVFTMAMGLKKVLSGGESRVTTKKLNSKESHV
- the acnA gene encoding aconitate hydratase AcnA, encoding MSAKNHFSAARSLEVGGKSYRYYSLDALQENGHGDLSRLPFSIKVLLEAAIRQFDGRAITEEHVKQLTGWADGRDNNKEIPFIPARIVLQDFTGVPVVVDLAAMRDTVKKAGGDPKQINPLVPVDLVIDHSVMVDAFGTNDALDYNIKVEFERNEERYRFLRWAQTAFNNFRAVPPSTGIVHQVNLEYLASVAATKTVDGETVVFPDSLVGTDSHTTMINGLGVVGWGVGGIEAEAGMLGQPLYFVTPDVIGFKLTGSLSEGATATDLALTVTQLLRKKGVVGKFVEFYGPGLANIGLADRATVANMAPEYGATIGFFPVDSETLNYLRNTGRPDEQVELVEAYYKAQGMFRTSSTVDPEFTDVIELDLGSVVPSLAGPKRPQDRIELTQMKESFNSIIRTPVDKGGYGLSDEKIEQSVPVKHPDGSNSELKAGAVVIAAITSCTNTSNPSVMVGAGLLAKKAVERGLTKPGYVKSSLTPGSLVVTEYLEKAGLITYLDKLGFNVAGYGCATCIGNSGPLPDEVSEAIAENDMTVAAVLSGNRNFEGRVHAQVKANYLASPPLVVAYALAGTVNIDFETDPIGYDTNNEPVFLKDLWPTSEEIKDTIASSLNAQMFRNKYENVFTANERWNSISVPEGELYEWDPNSTYIQNPPFFQELGDKLNDIADIRSARVMALLADSVTTDHISPAGNIAPSSPAGLYLKEHGVERKDFNSYGSRRGNHEVMMRGTFANIRIRNQVAPGTEGGITKYLPTDEEMSIYDASMKYQDEGQNLIVIAGKEYGTGSSRDWAAKGTFLLGVKAVIAESFERIHRSNLVGMGVMPLQFQEGHGWSSLGLNGRETYDITGLSNDVKPGQELKVTVTREDGTQFDFPVIARLDSMVDVDYYHNGGILQTVLRQMMKKA